The following proteins are co-located in the Trichormus variabilis 0441 genome:
- a CDS encoding type II toxin-antitoxin system HicB family antitoxin, which translates to MSKFKYPMLIQWSVEDNCFLVGFPDFPGQHWRTHGDTYEETVANGIEALESLIMAYEATNEPLPQPTVYQVA; encoded by the coding sequence ATGAGTAAATTTAAGTATCCAATGTTAATTCAATGGTCTGTTGAAGATAACTGCTTCTTAGTTGGATTTCCTGATTTTCCCGGACAGCATTGGCGCACTCATGGCGATACTTATGAGGAAACTGTAGCGAACGGTATTGAAGCGTTAGAATCCCTAATTATGGCTTACGAAGCCACAAATGAACCACTTCCCCAGCCAACAGTTTATCAAGTTGCGTAA
- a CDS encoding IS630-like element ISAva6 family transposase — protein MVRPRIKLTEHLSTEEIEQSYRRCEDAQEKTRWLVIKLLNQQPQLSAQKVAEIVGFSGDWVRKIVRRYNKLGANGIINQQKLKPGGKKLALTNEQQQWLRQRLASPPEDGGLWSAPKVGELIRVQFGITLHVTTAWDYLKRLGFSLQQPRPLHTEAATFVQRQMFKTELTEFVRLLRFLHPHKSVEVWAEDEARLGLKPIVRRVWTPVGHRPNAVHRTRYQWLYTYGFVHPATGESFFLILPRVNIAVMQMALDAFAAEVNPHHHKIIVLLVDQAGWHTSKQLMLPAGIILFPLPAYTPQLQPTECVWSLLREAVANQMFSTLDELETVLISRCQWLMSHPQIVHGKVGFDWICQI, from the coding sequence ATGGTACGTCCCAGGATAAAACTAACAGAGCATCTATCAACAGAAGAAATAGAACAAAGTTATCGCCGATGTGAAGATGCACAAGAGAAAACCCGATGGTTAGTGATTAAATTGCTCAATCAACAACCACAGTTGTCAGCGCAAAAGGTAGCAGAGATTGTGGGATTCTCAGGGGACTGGGTGAGAAAAATCGTGCGGCGATACAACAAGCTAGGAGCAAACGGAATCATCAATCAACAGAAACTGAAACCAGGAGGAAAAAAACTTGCACTCACAAACGAGCAACAACAGTGGTTGCGCCAAAGGTTAGCTTCACCACCAGAAGATGGGGGGTTATGGAGTGCGCCAAAAGTAGGGGAATTGATCCGAGTACAGTTTGGAATTACACTCCATGTCACTACAGCTTGGGATTACCTCAAAAGGCTAGGATTTAGTCTGCAACAACCACGACCTCTGCATACTGAGGCGGCAACTTTTGTTCAAAGACAGATGTTTAAAACTGAGTTAACGGAGTTTGTGCGATTGTTACGTTTCCTCCATCCGCACAAATCAGTTGAAGTTTGGGCAGAAGATGAAGCTCGATTAGGCCTCAAACCCATCGTCCGTCGAGTTTGGACACCAGTAGGTCATCGTCCCAATGCTGTGCATCGCACTCGTTACCAATGGCTTTATACTTATGGATTTGTCCATCCAGCTACTGGCGAGAGTTTTTTCTTGATTTTACCCAGAGTCAACATTGCTGTCATGCAAATGGCTTTAGATGCTTTTGCCGCTGAAGTCAATCCTCATCATCACAAAATCATTGTTTTGCTTGTTGATCAAGCTGGTTGGCATACCAGTAAACAATTAATGTTGCCAGCTGGTATCATTCTGTTTCCTCTGCCTGCTTATACACCTCAACTCCAACCGACTGAGTGTGTTTGGTCGCTTCTACGTGAAGCTGTTGCTAATCAGATGTTTTCTACTCTCGATGAACTAGAAACTGTGTTAATTTCTCGTTGTCAATGGTTAATGTCTCACCCTCAAATTGTTCATGGCAAGGTTGGGTTTGATTGGATTTGCCAAATTTGA
- a CDS encoding caspase family protein: MSRDALVVGINKYSFAGLSGLKSPAKDAEAIAKRLSEAGNFHVKRSPQFLDPFEDHAPRVAANQELKLADLEKALEELFYPEGRSIPDTALFYFSGHGLRKEGRIKEGYLATSDTNPDVGNWGLRLKWLRELLQESPVRQQIIWLDCCYSGELLNFTEADPGDRGNTRDRCFIAASREFEPAYENVGGASSLLTSAILRGFDLADVSNQWVTNETLVAFLREELKTAPQKFISNNLGCINIIFRAETTKKQAVQPVTPTANQPNQTAKLAEQLRAWFTALRYDFEQYEINNETYFEWIINVINPVGRKRYNRILVRGITGEAEMKDVAALRQSVNAQRTDIGWLITNRRVSRAAKDEVSKQENQDLFCYTLDELLDRDADFSCYLNWLEDEIKQRGIDRTYVPLACTKEEFDPISKQKMGMSRYAQADGWIDGYVDRWLDDPAKEHLSILGEFGTGKTWFGLHYAWTTLQRYRDAQRRGVERPRLPLVIPLRDYAKAVSVESLFSEFFFRKHEIPLPGYSAFEQLNRMGKVLLIFDGFDEMAARVNRQEMINNFWELAKVVVPGAKVILTCRTEHFPEAKEGRALLSAELQASTINLPLETPRFEVLELEKFDDEQIRQVFGFRAEAETVEQVMNNSTLRDLARRPVMTELIIEALPEIEAGKPVDISRVYLYAVRHKMERDIKAERTFTSLADKLYFLCELSWEMLSQDQMSMNYKEFPDQIRRLFGSVVEEEKDLDHWHYDMMGQTMLIRNAEGDYSPAHRSLLEFFAAYKLVAELGVLAPDFTELAQAQSCLDKTVPARDYTWSEYFQRQCQEDGQLLPIAPIKSFTNASLERLCNYLGTSPLAKALLDLAVPMLDEQVFQQILLRLIQATRGKTQAQVGYIGGNLVKLLIERNPYSLENCDLSNTVIPDVNFANASFRWVNLMGTNLTNSVFAPVLGVVYSVAFSPDGKKLVIGDSKGTIQVWETFSGRVLLFLQGHENGVKSVAFSPDGGRIVSGSNDNTIRLWDVNGQPIGQPFRGHEGGVNSVAFSPDGGRIVSGSNDNTIRLWDVNGQPIGQPFRGHEGGVNSVAFSPDGGRIVSGSNDNTIRLWDVNGQPIGQPFRGHEGGVNSVAFSPDGGRIVSGSYDNTVRLWDVNGQPIGQPFRGHEGGVNSVAFSPDGGRIVSGSNDNTIRLWDMNGQPIGQPFRGHEDMVYSVAFSPDGGRIVSGSYDKTIRLWDMNGQPIGQPFRGHEDMVLSVAFSPDGGRIVSGSYDNTVRLWEANGQSIGQPFRGHENLVNSVAFSPDGGRIVSGSNDNTIRLWDVNGQPIGQPFRGHEGRVYSVAFSPDGGRIVSGSNDNTIRLWDVNGQPIGQPFRGHENLVYSVAFSPDGGRIVSGSWDNTIRLWDVNGQPIGRPFRGHENVVYSVAFSPDGGRIVSGSWDNTIRLWDVNGQSIGQPFRGHEDWVRSVAFSPDGGRIVSGSDDKTLRLWDVNGQPIGQPFRGHEDLVRSVAFSPDGERIVSGSYDETIRIWDAATGDCLRVISYKLCAGLNITGVTGLTSAQRVALKLMGAIDNL, translated from the coding sequence ATGAGTAGAGATGCTTTAGTTGTTGGCATTAATAAGTATAGTTTTGCAGGCTTGTCAGGTTTAAAATCGCCTGCTAAGGATGCAGAAGCGATCGCCAAGCGACTTAGTGAAGCTGGAAATTTTCATGTCAAGCGATCGCCACAATTCTTAGATCCGTTTGAAGATCATGCACCACGGGTAGCAGCAAATCAAGAACTCAAGCTGGCAGACTTAGAAAAGGCTTTAGAAGAATTATTTTATCCTGAAGGCAGGAGCATCCCAGATACCGCGCTGTTTTATTTCTCTGGGCATGGTCTTCGTAAAGAGGGACGCATTAAGGAAGGATATCTGGCAACCAGTGATACAAATCCTGATGTGGGCAACTGGGGACTGCGATTAAAGTGGCTGCGGGAATTATTGCAAGAAAGCCCAGTAAGACAGCAGATTATCTGGTTGGACTGTTGTTACAGTGGTGAACTACTCAATTTTACAGAAGCTGACCCAGGCGATCGCGGCAATACACGCGATCGCTGTTTTATTGCTGCTTCCAGAGAATTTGAGCCAGCCTATGAAAATGTTGGTGGAGCCAGTAGCCTACTGACAAGCGCAATTTTGCGCGGATTTGATTTGGCTGATGTATCTAACCAATGGGTGACGAACGAAACATTAGTGGCATTCTTGCGAGAAGAATTAAAAACAGCACCCCAAAAATTCATTTCTAATAACCTGGGGTGTATTAATATTATTTTCAGAGCAGAAACAACAAAAAAACAAGCTGTTCAACCTGTTACACCAACTGCCAATCAACCAAACCAAACGGCTAAATTAGCAGAACAGTTACGAGCTTGGTTTACTGCCTTACGTTATGACTTTGAACAGTATGAAATTAACAATGAAACTTATTTTGAGTGGATTATTAATGTAATTAATCCTGTAGGACGCAAGCGGTATAACCGAATTTTGGTACGCGGCATCACTGGAGAAGCCGAAATGAAAGATGTTGCCGCCTTGCGACAGTCAGTCAATGCTCAAAGAACCGATATAGGTTGGCTCATTACAAACCGCCGTGTCAGTCGGGCTGCTAAAGATGAGGTGAGCAAGCAAGAAAACCAGGATTTGTTCTGCTACACCCTTGATGAGTTGCTGGATCGAGATGCAGATTTTAGTTGCTATCTCAACTGGTTGGAAGATGAAATTAAGCAACGGGGAATTGACCGCACCTATGTACCCCTAGCTTGTACCAAAGAGGAATTTGATCCCATCTCAAAGCAGAAAATGGGGATGAGCCGTTACGCCCAAGCTGATGGTTGGATTGATGGTTATGTTGATCGCTGGCTTGATGATCCTGCTAAAGAACACCTTTCCATTCTGGGTGAATTTGGTACTGGTAAAACTTGGTTTGGGTTGCATTATGCCTGGACTACCCTGCAACGCTATCGTGATGCTCAACGCCGGGGTGTAGAACGTCCACGTCTGCCGTTAGTGATTCCTTTACGGGATTATGCCAAAGCAGTGAGTGTAGAATCACTGTTTTCGGAGTTTTTTTTTCGTAAGCATGAAATCCCTCTGCCTGGTTATTCTGCTTTTGAACAACTCAACCGCATGGGTAAAGTGCTGTTGATTTTCGATGGCTTTGATGAAATGGCAGCTAGGGTAAATCGCCAAGAGATGATCAACAACTTCTGGGAACTAGCCAAAGTAGTAGTACCAGGAGCAAAGGTAATTCTGACTTGTCGAACTGAACATTTCCCCGAAGCAAAAGAAGGCAGAGCTTTGCTAAGTGCCGAGTTGCAAGCTTCTACTATTAACTTGCCTCTAGAAACACCGCGCTTTGAAGTGCTGGAATTAGAAAAATTTGATGACGAGCAAATTCGGCAGGTATTTGGGTTTCGTGCTGAAGCAGAGACTGTGGAACAGGTAATGAATAATTCGACACTGCGGGATTTGGCACGTCGTCCCGTAATGACAGAACTGATTATAGAAGCTTTGCCAGAAATTGAGGCGGGTAAGCCAGTTGATATATCACGGGTATATTTATATGCTGTGCGCCACAAGATGGAAAGGGATATCAAAGCCGAGCGTACCTTTACCTCATTAGCAGATAAACTCTATTTTTTGTGTGAACTGTCGTGGGAAATGCTCTCACAAGACCAGATGAGCATGAACTACAAAGAATTTCCAGACCAGATTCGGCGTTTATTTGGTTCTGTAGTCGAGGAAGAAAAGGATTTAGACCACTGGCATTATGACATGATGGGGCAGACAATGCTGATTCGTAATGCGGAAGGTGACTACAGCCCAGCCCATCGTTCATTATTAGAGTTTTTTGCCGCCTATAAGCTGGTGGCAGAGTTAGGTGTTTTAGCCCCCGACTTCACAGAACTGGCTCAAGCACAGTCTTGTTTAGACAAAACTGTTCCAGCAAGAGATTACACTTGGTCAGAATACTTTCAGCGACAGTGCCAAGAAGATGGACAACTGCTACCCATAGCACCCATAAAGTCATTTACCAACGCATCTTTAGAGAGGTTATGTAATTATTTGGGTACGTCGCCTTTGGCAAAAGCTTTGCTGGATTTAGCTGTGCCAATGTTAGATGAGCAGGTTTTTCAACAAATTTTATTGAGGCTGATTCAAGCAACCCGTGGTAAAACTCAGGCTCAGGTGGGTTATATAGGCGGCAACTTAGTGAAATTACTAATAGAAAGAAATCCTTACAGCCTGGAAAATTGTGATCTCAGTAATACTGTAATTCCGGATGTAAACTTTGCAAATGCCAGCTTCCGGTGGGTAAATTTGATGGGAACGAATCTCACAAACTCTGTTTTTGCACCAGTTCTGGGAGTGGTCTATTCAGTGGCATTTAGTCCAGATGGCAAAAAATTGGTGATTGGAGATAGTAAGGGTACTATACAGGTCTGGGAAACATTTTCTGGCAGGGTTTTGTTGTTTCTTCAAGGACATGAAAATGGGGTCAAATCAGTGGCGTTTTCCCCCGACGGTGGGCGCATTGTCAGTGGCAGTAATGACAACACAATCCGGTTGTGGGATGTGAATGGTCAGCCCATTGGTCAACCCTTCCGGGGGCATGAAGGAGGGGTCAATTCAGTAGCGTTTTCCCCCGACGGTGGGCGCATTGTCAGTGGCAGTAATGACAACACAATCCGGTTGTGGGATGTGAATGGTCAGCCCATTGGTCAACCCTTCCGGGGGCATGAAGGAGGGGTCAATTCAGTAGCGTTTTCCCCCGACGGTGGGCGCATTGTCAGTGGCAGTAATGACAACACAATCCGGTTGTGGGATGTGAATGGTCAGCCCATTGGTCAACCCTTCCGGGGGCATGAAGGAGGGGTCAATTCAGTAGCGTTTTCCCCCGACGGTGGGCGCATTGTCAGTGGCAGTTATGACAACACAGTACGGTTGTGGGATGTGAATGGTCAGCCCATTGGTCAACCCTTCCGGGGGCATGAAGGAGGGGTCAATTCAGTGGCGTTTTCCCCCGACGGTGGGCGCATTGTCAGTGGCAGTAATGACAACACAATCCGGTTGTGGGATATGAATGGTCAGCCCATTGGTCAACCCTTCCGGGGGCATGAAGATATGGTCTATTCAGTGGCGTTTTCCCCCGACGGTGGGCGCATTGTCAGTGGCAGTTATGACAAGACAATACGGTTGTGGGATATGAATGGTCAGCCCATTGGTCAACCCTTCCGGGGGCATGAAGATATGGTCTTATCAGTGGCGTTTTCCCCCGACGGTGGGCGCATTGTCAGTGGCAGTTATGACAACACAGTACGGTTGTGGGAGGCGAATGGTCAGTCCATTGGTCAACCCTTCCGGGGGCATGAAAATTTGGTCAATTCAGTAGCGTTTTCCCCCGACGGTGGGCGCATTGTCAGTGGCAGTAATGACAACACAATCCGGTTGTGGGATGTGAATGGTCAGCCCATTGGTCAACCCTTCCGGGGGCATGAAGGAAGGGTCTATTCAGTGGCGTTTTCCCCCGACGGTGGGCGCATTGTCAGTGGCAGTAATGACAACACAATCCGGTTGTGGGATGTGAATGGTCAGCCCATTGGTCAACCCTTCCGGGGGCATGAAAATTTGGTCTATTCAGTGGCGTTTTCCCCCGACGGTGGGCGCATTGTCAGTGGCAGTTGGGACAACACAATACGGTTGTGGGATGTGAATGGTCAGCCCATTGGTCGACCCTTCCGGGGTCATGAAAATGTGGTCTATTCAGTGGCGTTTTCCCCGGATGGTGGGCGCATTGTCAGTGGCAGTTGGGACAACACAATACGGTTGTGGGATGTGAATGGTCAGTCCATTGGTCAACCCTTCCGGGGGCATGAAGATTGGGTCAGATCAGTGGCGTTTTCCCCCGACGGTGGGCGTATTGTCAGTGGCAGTGATGACAAGACACTCAGGTTGTGGGATGTGAATGGTCAGCCCATTGGTCAACCCTTCCGGGGGCATGAAGATTTGGTCAGATCAGTGGCGTTTTCCCCCGACGGTGAGCGCATTGTCAGTGGCAGTTATGATGAAACCATCCGTATTTGGGATGCAGCTACTGGTGATTGTCTGCGGGTAATCAGCTATAAACTTTGTGCAGGGCTGAATATTACAGGTGTAACAGGGCTAACGTCAGCACAGCGCGTAGCATTAAAACTAATGGGAGCGATTGATAATTTATGA
- a CDS encoding KGK domain-containing protein, which produces MKRKRILLGDKDVISTQKDKSPISASTFKANEIHCYLRDKITRDIGSEAAISWVFEGLPCEVIRENTPEWQSGKVWISLEFVPDDLENDSAKDLAESPLDDLRTELLDKS; this is translated from the coding sequence ATGAAAAGAAAAAGAATTTTATTGGGAGATAAGGACGTTATTTCAACACAGAAGGATAAAAGCCCTATAAGCGCATCAACATTTAAGGCTAACGAAATTCATTGCTATTTACGCGACAAAATAACAAGAGATATAGGTTCAGAAGCAGCAATTTCCTGGGTGTTTGAAGGATTGCCGTGTGAAGTTATAAGGGAAAATACACCTGAGTGGCAATCTGGGAAAGTTTGGATATCTCTAGAGTTTGTACCGGATGACTTAGAAAATGACAGCGCTAAGGATTTGGCTGAATCTCCTTTAGACGACTTACGCACGGAATTACTTGATAAGAGCTAA
- a CDS encoding histidine phosphatase family protein, producing MTLNLYLLRHGETTFSQSGNFCGKTDADLTSEGVQMAESFAKVYQKLKWEAVYVSPMKRTIATAKPFCDAIGMEMQLRDGLREGSYGEWETKSKTFAQENYSENYVKWLTEPAWNAPLGGETAVDIANRSMPVIAEIQEKHPQGNVLVVSHKATIRIMLCSLLGIDLGRYRYRVNILVASVSMVKFDVNGPLLEILGDRHHIPDHIRSRPGT from the coding sequence ATGACACTCAATTTATATTTACTGCGACATGGAGAAACTACTTTTAGTCAAAGTGGTAATTTCTGCGGTAAAACTGATGCAGATTTGACCTCTGAAGGGGTGCAGATGGCAGAAAGTTTTGCTAAGGTTTATCAAAAATTGAAGTGGGAAGCGGTTTATGTTAGCCCGATGAAACGCACAATTGCCACAGCCAAGCCATTTTGTGATGCTATTGGTATGGAGATGCAGTTGCGTGACGGACTTAGAGAAGGTAGTTACGGCGAATGGGAAACTAAGAGTAAAACCTTTGCCCAAGAGAATTACTCAGAAAACTATGTCAAATGGTTGACAGAACCCGCTTGGAATGCACCACTAGGTGGCGAAACGGCGGTAGATATTGCTAATCGTTCTATGCCTGTAATTGCGGAAATTCAGGAAAAACATCCCCAAGGCAATGTTTTAGTAGTTTCCCATAAAGCCACGATTCGGATTATGCTTTGCAGTCTACTAGGGATTGATTTGGGACGCTATCGCTATCGGGTGAATATTTTGGTCGCGTCGGTAAGTATGGTAAAATTTGACGTTAATGGCCCTTTATTAGAAATATTAGGCGATCGCCATCACATACCCGATCATATTCGCTCTCGTCCGGGAACATAA
- a CDS encoding sensor histidine kinase translates to MFQKLDIKSIFFKLLRLPFKLLPSQLITLTVVLTLLLFLPQTWVTWQAYNDFNSIIKNELRLQSLSEKITYYDEVLTMSARMNAVTANSVWERRYRQFEPLLDAVIKESIQLAPEVYNNQDAKETDLANKRLVEMEYKSFDLVRKGQALAARSLLLSSQYESEKRKYASGVNKINQAIAILIDERVLKYKIYLLWSIGGSVTSLAFLIPSWLLVLRLLKNYLTTSKMAQITLRDLNYELEMRVEKRAKELRYKNDQLTQTLQKLQQTQLQLIQTEKMSSLGEMVAGIAHEINNPITFVKNNVSYVKEYSQDLLNLIRSYQDYYTQPPDIIQVQINEIDLEFIQGDFIKILNSIEYGTDRVEKIVKSLRNFSRLDEAEIKSVDIHEGIDSTLMILSHRLTAIDKHPEILLIKEYASLPLVECYPGLLNQVFMNILVNAIDALHEYNWQRTDDEIKNSPSRIQICTHQMNESWIQIRIIDNGIGIPENIRDKLFNPFFTTKPLGKGTGIGLSISYQIIVEKHTGKLYCNSTEEQGTEFVIEIPITQNSSTFTN, encoded by the coding sequence ATGTTTCAGAAGCTAGATATTAAATCAATTTTTTTTAAATTGCTTCGTCTCCCGTTCAAACTGCTACCATCTCAGTTAATTACTCTCACGGTTGTACTAACTCTCCTATTATTTTTGCCACAAACATGGGTCACTTGGCAAGCTTACAATGATTTCAATAGTATTATCAAAAATGAATTAAGACTACAGAGTCTTAGTGAAAAAATTACTTATTATGATGAAGTTCTGACAATGTCAGCACGCATGAATGCTGTAACAGCTAATTCTGTGTGGGAAAGAAGGTATCGTCAATTTGAACCTTTATTAGATGCAGTAATTAAAGAATCTATTCAACTTGCGCCCGAAGTTTATAATAATCAAGATGCTAAGGAAACTGATTTAGCAAATAAACGTTTAGTGGAGATGGAATATAAATCTTTTGATTTAGTAAGAAAAGGCCAAGCACTAGCTGCGAGATCACTTTTACTAAGTTCACAATATGAATCGGAGAAACGAAAGTACGCATCCGGTGTTAATAAAATCAATCAGGCGATCGCTATACTGATAGATGAAAGAGTCTTAAAATATAAAATATATCTATTGTGGTCAATTGGTGGCTCAGTTACTAGCTTGGCTTTTCTTATCCCTTCATGGTTATTGGTATTACGTTTATTAAAGAATTATTTAACAACCAGTAAAATGGCTCAAATAACACTCAGGGATCTCAATTATGAATTAGAGATGCGCGTAGAAAAAAGAGCAAAAGAATTGCGATATAAAAATGATCAACTAACCCAAACATTACAAAAATTACAACAAACTCAGCTTCAATTAATTCAAACTGAAAAAATGTCATCTCTGGGTGAGATGGTGGCTGGTATTGCCCATGAAATAAATAATCCGATTACTTTTGTTAAAAACAACGTTAGTTATGTCAAGGAATACTCCCAGGATTTATTAAACCTAATACGGAGTTATCAAGATTACTATACCCAACCCCCCGATATTATCCAAGTACAAATTAACGAGATAGATTTAGAATTTATCCAGGGAGATTTTATCAAAATCCTCAACTCTATAGAATACGGCACTGATAGAGTTGAGAAAATTGTTAAATCCCTACGTAATTTTTCTCGCCTTGATGAAGCCGAAATTAAATCAGTCGATATTCATGAAGGAATTGATAGCACTTTGATGATTCTATCTCACCGATTGACAGCTATAGACAAACATCCAGAAATTTTGCTCATCAAAGAATATGCTTCATTACCATTGGTAGAATGTTATCCTGGTTTACTCAATCAGGTTTTTATGAATATTCTTGTTAATGCCATAGATGCTTTACATGAATATAATTGGCAACGCACAGATGATGAAATTAAGAATAGCCCTTCTAGGATTCAGATTTGCACTCATCAAATGAATGAATCTTGGATACAAATTCGGATTATCGATAATGGTATAGGTATTCCAGAAAATATTCGTGACAAATTGTTTAATCCATTTTTTACAACTAAGCCACTAGGTAAAGGTACGGGTATAGGATTATCAATTAGTTACCAAATTATTGTGGAGAAGCATACTGGAAAGCTGTACTGTAATTCTACAGAAGAACAAGGTACAGAATTTGTGATTGAAATTCCAATTACTCAAAATTCGTCTACATTCACGAATTAG